One window of the Pseudopipra pipra isolate bDixPip1 unplaced genomic scaffold, bDixPip1.hap1 HAP1_SCAFFOLD_56, whole genome shotgun sequence genome contains the following:
- the LOC135408672 gene encoding collagen alpha-1(II) chain-like → MAPRGCLPRCRPRGSVRPRGRARRPPPPPPPPGSGTGVSLSSPAPPPRGRLRLGPPRRRGDGRPANGARPARGPERPARALALPRRPCGPAAGGGSEEPPPRKAPSRPPPFAFSLSAVARRAPTAPLAPRAPRGPPALAASEPPPRPLARARGGEGRGSDRGADGRGAAAAAGRRPPSDERREKEGRAARLPAAAPPGTLAARSRRAGAEERAAGSGQLGAAARPGGPARTAFGGAARPGSPLPAGTRAPAGRPRPALRRGTDRRRTGAEGRAGLRGSERAAADLRPPGRDARFSFATILPPEPKDLGFPGAARRVMGITPPDRQSASFMVGTTTAASRGLAFLSLARPRARHAAGRGSAGADPPPKPARPAGRRLGRAAPPDVLEETATRRGGRGPVPEAPSAGAARSAAGGGAATRCALRRYLRAGGASPRAFFFPPFSLSPLSGSPSRLRPHRRPALLAAGTHGRHPDPGRHRHLACFYPRTPEKLAGPRGRHTARYGEEAPPRREGRHLACHGKPTGRGDRPARTPASAAPLGRPRRSAGPPGALSHASRKASSIVTRGTAPRPLSLSLPLRGGRHVPQAADAGGPHATLHGSLPARQEAGAAGRPAPDNPRFRPRRAHGRPPQSGTSSVRKRHRTCRGATGFRPPRGRRLPPERPGDGDGEKNKKPPRKKHARLSLAVLATAARGSGRGPRPSLPDSLSLPTGSRLGGGRPLPGRSRALTHFLFPGALGVLRLKAAGAKIKKTEKKGREGAPLRPQPGPRPTDLRGTQPSGSQAGGAGPTARAARPPWLSRRPKRREGRGAAASPANGHRASPGLPGDSVGFSVCRRGRRPQPGRPAPPPSARWAGPRLRAEEGGTNKRAEARRGRRLARPSGGPVTEPLRQPAGPRRGRTPTASPRHAAGTAAARQPRTGRRHPGPGHLRGSREAAGEKARAGSALRAPAANRPQQCPPPPPDDGRRLKAGPPKGRDAAASPPSHTIAFARGPRGAGSRHRLGLDAAVGPPRAPLGRPSPALPRLRFRARLSSSSPVIGPARGSRSRAPRLSRAGLPAARGVGRPVARAEGRAAADAEEKGPSEPALLDNPCPQYGQTRPGAAAPPKRLEAPQRGGAREQAASRLDLTGGGARQRPLGRLPGPAATTGLPRKCRQAPKSRRSRVDLVALRRDAAGARAACGGRGGRIGRLRNRVDLMLASPGTG, encoded by the exons ggcgcgcCCGACGTCCGCCACCACCACCGCCGCCTCCTGGCTCGGGGACCGGGGTTTCCCTCAgtagcccggcaccgcccccgagaGGACGCCTGCGGCTCGGACCGCCCCGCCGGCGCGGGGACGGCCGACCGGCCAACGGAGCTCGCCCCGCGCGCGGCCCGGaacgccccgcccgggccctcGCCCTGCCGCGCCGCCCCTGTGGGCCCGCTGCGGGCGGAGGGTCGGAGGAGCCGCCTCCCCGGAAGGCGCCCTCACGCCCCCCCCCCTTCGCTTTCTCGCTTTCGGCCGTCGCTCGCCGGGCGCCGACGGCGCCGCTCGCTCCGCGCGCgccccgggggccgcccgcgctcgccgcttccgagccccccccccgcccgctcgcccgcgcgcgcgggggggaAGGACGGGGAAGCGACCGAGGCGCcgacgggcggggcgcggcggcggcggcgggccgccGGCCGCCGAGCGACGAAAGACGAGAAAAAGAGGGGCGCGCGGCGCGCCttccggcggcggccccgccggggaccctggccgcccgcagccggcgggccggcgcggagGAGAGGGCCGCGGGCTCGGGCCAACTCGgagccgcggcgcggcccggcggcccggcgcggacggcgttcggcggcgccgcccgcccgggctcgccgctgccggcggggacGAGGgctccggccggccggccgcgcCCCGCTCTCCGGCGGGGGACGGACCGGCGACGGACCGGCGCGGAGGGGAGGGCCGGCCTCCGGGGCAGCGAGCGCGCAGCTGCCGACCTTCGGCCGCCCGGCCGCGACGCGCG TTTCAGCTTTGCAACCATACTCCCCCCGGAACCCAAAGACTTGGGTTTCCCGGGAGCTGCCCGGCGGGTCATGGGAATAACGCCGCCGGATCGCCAGTCGGCATCGTTTATGGTCGGAACTACGACG GCGGCCTCCCGCGGGCTCGCCTTCCTTTCCctcgcgcggccgcgcgcgcgccacgccgccggccgcggctcgGCTGGGGCTGACCCGCCCCCGAAGCcggcccggccggccggccggcggcTCGGCCGCGCGGCACCACCGGACGTGCTAGAGGAGACGGCGACCCGACGAGGCGGGCGCGGCCCGGTCCCCGAGGCCCCTTCGGCCGGGGCGGCTCGCTCggcagcgggcggcggcgcggcgaccCGCTGCGCTCTCCGGCGCTacctgcgggcggggggcgcttccccccgagcctttttctttcctcccttttctctctcgcctctctctggctcgccgtcgcggctccggccgcaccgccgcccggcgctgcTCGCGGCCGGCACCCACGGGCGCCACCCGGACCCAGGCCGGCACCGGCACCTCGCCTGTTTTtacccaaggacacctgaaaagctcgcggggccgcgcggccgTCACACAGCTCGGTACGGTGAAGAAGCCCCTCCCCGGCGGGAGGGGCGACACCTCGCCTGCCACGGGAAGCCCACGGGCAGAGGAGACCGCCCGGCCCGAACACCGGCCTCCGCCGCGCCTCTCGGCCGGCCACGGAGGAGCGCCGGCCCGCCGGGGGCCCTCTCCCACGCCTCCCGAAAAGCCTCATCCATCGTCACTCGGGGAACGGCCCCACGGCCACTCTCGCTCAGCCTGCCACTACGCGGAGGACGGCACGTGCCCCAGGCCGCCGACGCCGGCGGCCCGCACGCTACTCTCCACGGCTCTCTCCCGGCCCGGCAGGAGGCGGGTGCCGCCGGACGCCCGGCTCCGGACAACCCACGcttccggccccgccgggcccacgGCCGCCCCCCGCAGAGCGGCACCTCCAGCGTGCGAAAGCGCCACCGAACGTGCCGCGGGGCCACCGGCTTTCGCCCGCCTCGCGGCCGTCGGCTTCCCCCAGAAAGGCCGGGGGACGGCgacggggagaaaaacaaaaagcccccgaGAAAAAAGCACGCGCGCCTCTCGCTCGCCGTGCTAGCCACGGCcgcccggggctcggggcggggcccgcgcccCTCGCTCCCCGATTCCCTCtcgctgcccacgggctcgCGCCTCGGCGGCGGCCGGCCGCTGCCGGGCCGCTCTCGCGCTCTCAcgcactttctcttccctggcgcGCTCGGCGTGCTGCGGCTTAAGGCCGCCggagcaaaaatcaaaaaaacggaaaaaaaagGCCGGGAGGGCGCCCCACTTCGCCCGCAACCCGGCCCCCGGCCGACAGACCTTCGCGGAACCCAGCCCTCCGGCAGCCAGGCCGGCGGGGCAGGCCCGACCGCAcgggccgcccggccgccgtgGCTCTCGCGCCGGcctaagaggagggaggggcgaggcgccgccgcctcgcccgccaACGGCCATCGTgcgtccccagggctccccggcgACTCTGTCGGGTTCTCGGTctgccggcgcggccgccggccacagcctggccggccggcgccgccgccttcgGCCCGCTGGGCGGGTCCCCGGCTTAGGGCCGAGGAAGGGGGAACGAACAAAAGAGCCGAGGCGCGCCGAGGGCGCCGCCTCGCCCGACCATCGGGCGGTCCCGTCACCGAGCCCCTCCGGCAACCGGCCGGGCCCAGGCGAGGCCGCACGCCCACCGCCAGTCCCCGGCACGCCGCCGGCACCGCTGCCGCCCGGCAGCCGAGGACAGGGCGCCGCCACCCAGGCCCGGGCCATCTTCGGGGCTCTCGGGAGGCGGCCGGGGAAAAAGCCCGCGCGGGCTCGGCCCTTCGAGCCCCGGCCGCCAACCGCCCGCAACaatgcccgccgccgccgccggacgaCGGGCGCCGGCTTAAGGCCGGCCCACCGAAAGGACGagacgccgccgcctcgccgccctCGCACACCATCGCCTTCGCCCGGGGCCCTCGGGGAGCCGGCAGCCGCCACCGGCTCGGGCTGGACGCTGCTGTCGGGCCCCCGCGGGCCCCCCTCGGCCGTCCCAGTCCCGCACTCCCTCGGCTGCGCTTTCGCGCTCGGCTCTCGTCTTCCTCTCCCGTCATCGGGCCCGCCCGAGGAAGCCGGTCGAGAGCCCCGCGGCTTTCTCGCGCCGGCCTTCCTGCCGCTCGTGGGGTTGGCCGGCCCGTGGCACGCGCCGAAGGCCGCGCGGCAGCAGACGCGGAAGAAAAGGGGCCCTCGGAACCCGCGCTGCTAGACAACCCCTGCCCACAATACGGACAGACGCGTCCTGGCGCCGCCGCGCCTCCGAAGCGGCTCGAGGCTCCTCAGCGGGGAGGCGCGCGAGAGCAGGCCGCCTCTCGCCTAGACCTAACCGGAGGCGGCGCCCGACAGCGACCCCTTGGCCGACTTCCGGGGCCGGCCgcgacaacaggtctaccccgaAAATGCCGACAGGCGCCTAAGTCCCGCCGGAgccgggtagacctggtggccCTGCGCCGGGACGCCGCCGGGGCGCGGGCCGCctgcggcggccgcggcggccgcaTCGGCCGGCtccggaaccgggtagacctgatgctcgccagccccggaaccgggtag